The Gemmobacter aquarius genome contains the following window.
GCAGGCGCGGGCAGGGGTCTTGGCCGCGACCGACGATCTGAACGCCTTTCTCGATGCCCGTCTGGCAGATTACGGCCTTGGCCCCGAGGCGCTTGCGTTGTTCGGCTTTTCCCAAGGTGCCATGATGTCGCTGCACGTGGCCCCGCGCCGCGCCAAACCCGTGGCGGGGGTGGTTGCCTGTTCGGGCCGCCTGCTCGCCCCAGAGTCGCTGCAAGCCGATATGCGGGCCAAACCGCCCGTGCTGCTGATGCATGGCGATCAGGATCCGGTGGTGCCCTTTGGCCATATGTCCGAAGCGGGCGACGCGCTGGTGACGGCGGGGTTCGACGTCTACGGCCACGTGATGGAGGGCGCAGGCCACGGCATCGCGCCCGACGGGCTGGGCGTGGCTTTGCAGTTTCTCAGCGAGAAACTGCCCGCCTAGCTTTGCGAGGTCGCCGCCAGATAGGTCGCGCATCCCGTAAGGGCGGCGAAATCATCCTCGACCACGGTGACGGAAAACGCGGTTTGCAGCAGATCGACGCGCCGTTCCTCGCGGAAGCTGCGGGTCAGGCCGAAGCGGTCGAAATGCGGGGTCATCGCCCGCGACATGCCGCCGATCAGGTAGATCCCGCCATAGGGCAGGTGGATCAGCGCAAGGTCGGCCAGCGTCTGGGCAAGGATATGGGTGTAAAGCCTTGCTGCATCTTCTGCCGTGGCGTTGCCTTGTGTCAGTCCGGCCAGCACCGCCGCCGAATCCATCGGCACGGCCCCTTGGGTATCACGCGCCGCGAAGGCCGCGAGATTGCCAAGGCCGCGGCCTGCAAGCACCTCTTCCACACCGCAATGCGCGACTTCGCCCCGCTGGCGCAGCAACCCCTCGACAAAGCGCAGCAGCGCAAGGTCTTCTTCCGTCCGGACGGGCATGTTCACATGGCCACATTCCGAAGGCGGCACCACACGCGCCGCTCCCGTGCCATGCACGGGCGCCGCATTGACCCCCGTGCCCAGCCCCACGACCAGCATCGACGCCCCCGCTTTTTGCGGCCCGTCGATCACCACGCGCAGCTTGCCCGCCGCGATATGGCGCAAGGCATGGCCCTGCGCCTGCAAGTCGTTCAGGATCGCCACATGGCGCGCGCCCGTGGCCCCGCCCAGCTTTTCGGCGTCCATCGACCAATCGAGGTTGGTCATCACAGCCACACCGTCCTGCACCGGCCCTGCCGCCGCCACGCAAACCCCCGACACCGTTGCCCCCGTTTGGTCAAGGTAATCGCGCAGGATATGGGCAATGTCCTTGCCCGCCGCCTTATACTCGGCATTGGGAAAACGCCGGATCGAGGCCTGATCCACAACGCCGCCTTGCGCCAGCGCCACGCGGGTGTTTGTGCCGCCAAGGTCGGCAAGGATGGCCAGTGTCATGCGCGTCTCCGGTCAGTCGTTGCGGGCCAGCGCCCGTGCCAGCGCGTGATACGAGGATTTGGGAACCCTTGCCAAGCTGTCGAAATCCACATGCACCAGACCGAAGCGTTTTTCATACCCCTCGGCCCATTCGTAATTGTCCAGAAGCGACCAGTAGAAAAAGCCCTGCACATTCGCCCCGTCTGCAATCGCCCGCTTGGTGGCGGCCAGATGGGCGAACAGGAAATCGGTCCGCACTTGGTCGGTCACCTCTGCGCCGTTGATCACATCGGCATTGGCCATGCCGTTCTCGGTCACAAAGATCGGCAGATCGCCCACGTAATCGCGGGCCATCCGCGTCAGGAAATGGTGCAGGCCGTCGGGGAAAATCTCCCAGCCCATCTGGGTCTTGTCGAGCGGTCCCGCCACATCGCGCGTCGCGGGCCAAGCGGTTCCGGGCGCATCGGCGTGGATGTGGCGTGTGTAGTAATTCACCCCCAGCCAGTCGAGTTTCTGGCCGATCACGGCCATATCGTCCTGCCAATTTTCCGGCATATGCGGGGCCAGACCCTCCAGCGCCTCGGCGGGGTAGGTGCCTTTGGTGATGCCTTCGATGAACCAGCGGTTGAAGATCGCATCCTGCACGCCTGCCGCCCGCCTGTCGCCCGCGCTGTCGGTGGCGGGTTGGCAATAGTCGAAGTTCAGCACGATCCCCAGATTGTCCTGCCCCATGCCGCGCAGCCGTTCCACCGCCAGCCCGTGCGCCAGCAGGATATGGTGCATCGCCCGCGACGCGGCGCGGATGTCGCGCAATCCCGGCGCGTGGACGCCCAGAAAATGCGACAGCCACGCCACGCACCACGGCTCGTTTATCGTGGCGATGGATGCCACACGGTCGCCCAGAACTTCGGTGATCTTCCCCGCAAAATCGGCAAAGCGGTGGCAGGTGTCGCGGTTGGTCCAGCCGCCCTTGTCGGCCAAGGCCGAGGGCATTTCCCAGTGATACAGCGTCTGGAACGGCTTTAGCCCGCGCTCGAGCATGCCGTCGACCAAGCGGTCATAGAACGCCATGCCTTCGGGGTTCACCGTCACCCCGTCGGGCATCACCCGCGCCCAACTGGTGGAAAAGCGGTAGCCGTCCATGTTGGCGGCCCGCAGCAGGTCAAGGTCATTACCCCAGCGGTGGTAATGGTCGCAAGCCCGCGACCCGTCCTCGGCCCGCACCACGTTTCCGGGGGTGGCGGCGAATGTATCCCAATGGCAGGGCCCGCAGCCGCCAAAGCCCGACCCTTCGATCTGGTAGGCCGCCGTGGCCGCGCCGAACACGAAACCTTCGGGAAAGTCGAAACGTGACAGCATGGCGTCAGCCCTTTGCGGGGGCCGGTCCGGTGGACTGCCCGATGATCAATTCTGCCTCGAGCAGGCGTTGCTGCGGCGCAGAGCCGGGATTGGCGATGATGTCGAGCAACATCTCTGCAGCCAGCCGCCCCGCCTCGCGCACGCTCGACCGCGTGGCGGTAAAGATCGGCACATCCTCGCCATTCTTCATGTAGGACAGGTCGTCGTCATGGATAATGATCGACACGTCGCGCCCCAGCACAAGCCCGCGCTCCTCGCAGGCCCGCCGCACGCCCATGCCCGAGATCATCGAGGCCGCCAGAAACGCCGTCGGTGGCTCGGCCACATCCAGCATCGCCCGACCCGCGCGGTAGCCCGATACTTCGGTCATCTCGTCCGATGACATCAACGCCGGATCGACCGCCACCGCCCTTGCGGCCATCGCATCGGTAAATCCGGTGCGGCGACGGATGGCGAAATCCATGTTCTCAAGCCCGTTGACCAAGGCGATCCGCCGATGGCCAAGGTCGAGCAGGAATTCGGTCGCCCGCTGAAAGGCGCGGCGGTTGTTCACATCGACCCATGAATAGGGCAGGGCGGCGCCGGTCGCGCGGCCATGCACCACAAAAGGCGTGTCGATCCCGACCAGCAGCGGAATCCGCGCATCGTCCATCTGCGGCGCGTGCAGGATCATCCCGTCCACCGTGCCGCGCGAATGCAGGTCGCGGTAGGTCTGCTCCTCGCTTTCGTCGGCCACGACCGACAGCACCATGTCATAGCCGTTCTTGGAATAGGTCTCGCCCGCGCCTGCGATGAAATCGGCGAAGATCGGGTTCATGATCTCGTGCCGGGTGGCAAGCGGGATGACATGGCCGATCGCATAGGCCCGCCCCGTCGCCAGCCGGATCGCCCGCGTGTTGGGCCGGTAATGGTGCCGCTTGGCCGCCGCCATCACCCGCTCGCGCGTCGTCTCGTTCACTTCCGGATAGCCGTTCAACGCCCGGCTCACGGTCGTGGGCGACAGGCCGAGTTGCTGGGCCAGCTCCTTGAGGTTCATGGCGATAAAACATCCAAACCGATTTCAATCGCGCCGACAGTAGACAGGTATGGCTGCGCCGTCAAAGGTTTACCAAAGCGCCACGTAAACGTTTTCACGGCAGGCTGCCGCTCGATTCGTCCAAAAACCCCTCGTTCAATGCGCTTTGGATTGACAGAACCATGGCAATCGGCAAGTGTTTGCCATCCAAAGCGGTTTGATGTTCGATTCTGCCGCGCCTTGGTCACATGCCCCGCAAGAGGGCGGGGTATTCTGGGAGGAATAACCAATGACGTCGAAGTTTCTCGCAAGCGCAGCCGCGCTGGCGCTTCTGTCGGGTGCTGCCACCGCGCAAGACCTGAAATTCCCTGTGGGCGAAGGCCCGTTCAACTGGGACAGCTACAAAGCCTATGACGAGGCGACCAATCTCGATGGCCAGACCATCAAGATGTTCGGCCCGTGGCGCGGCGAAGACCAGGTTCTGGTCGAAACCATGCTGGCCTATTTCACCGCCGCATCGGGCGTAAAGGTGGAATATTCCTCGTCGGAAAACTACGAGCAGCAGATCGTCATCGACACCGAAGCGGGCAGCCCGCCGGATATCGCGATCCTGCCGCAGCCCGGCCTGATCGCCGATCTGGCGTCCAAAGGCTTCATTGCGCCGCTGGGCGACGAAACCAAGACCTGGCTGAACGACAATTACGCCGCAGGCCCGTCCTGGGTCAGCCTCGGCACGTATAAGGGCAAGGACGGCGCCGACGCGCTTTACGCCTTTCCCTACAAGATCGACGTGAAATCGCTGGTCTGGTATTCGCCCGACACCTTCGCCGATGCGGGCTACGAAGTGCCGCAGACGATGGAAGAGCTGAAAGCCCTGACCGACAAGATCGTTGCAGACGGCGGCACGCCGTGGTGCATCGGGCTGGGTTCGGGCGGTGCGACCGGCTGGCCCGCGACCGACTGGGTCGAAGACATGATGCTGCGGACCCAATCGCCGGAAACCTATGACCAGTGGATCACCCATGCGATCCCGTTCAACGACGCGGCGGTCGTCGGTGCGATCGACGAATTCGGCGCTTTCGCCAAGAATGACGCCTATGTCGCCGGTGGCGCTGCCGCCGTCGCCTCGACCGACTTCCGCGACAGCCCCAAGGGCCTGTTTACCTCGCCCCCGCAGTGCTACATGCACAAGCAGGCGTCGTTCATCCCGTCCTTCTTCCCCGAAGGCACCGAACTCGGCACCGATGCCGACTTCTTCTACTTCCCGGCCTATGCGGGCAAAGACCTCGGCAAGCCGGTTCTGGGTGCAGGCACGCTCGCCTTCATCACCAAGGACGGCGAGGGCGCACGCGCCTTTATCGAATGGCTGAAAACCCCGATCGCGCATGAGATCTGGATGGCTGGTTCGGGCTTCCTGACCCCGCTGAAATCGGCCAACACCGAAGCCTATGCCAATGCGGCGCTGAAAAAGCAGGGCGAAATCCTGCTCAACGCCACCACCTTCCGCTTCGACGGTTCCGACCTGATGCCGGGCGCGGTTGGCGCAGGCACCTTCTGGACCGGCATGGTCGATTACACCGGCGGCAAGTCGGCGCAGGAAGTGGCCGACGGCATCGAAGCCTCGTGGCCCAAGTGATCTGACATCACTGGCAGGTCCGGCGCGTCCGGGCCTGCCGCTTTGTCGAAAGCCGGAAAATTCGGGGAGGGAAGGCCATGAATCCTGCCGTGCAGGCGCTGTTCGTGATCGTTATCGGTGTCGGTGGCTGTGTCGGTTACTTCTACTTCTCGAACCTGTTCCTCGACAAAGTGCTTTTCCCCGCCCGTGGCCCCAATGCCGGCCGCAACATCAGCCGCGCCAACATGATCCGCCCGTGGCTGTTCCTCGCCCCTGCGTTGATCGCGCTTGGCACCTACCTTGCCTATCCCGTCTTCGCCACCGCCTGGCTTTCCCTCCACCGCAACGGCGATTTCGTGGGGCTCGAGAATTACAGCCGCATGGCCTCGGAAGCCAAGTTCTGGGAATCGATGCGAAACAACATGCTCTGGCTGATCGTGGTGCCCGCACTTTCCACCGCATTCGGCCTGCTTGCCGCCCAACTTTCAGACCGCATCCGCTGGGGCAGCATCGCCAAGTCGCTGATCTTCATGCCCATGGCGATTTCCTTCGTCGGCGCCTCGGTCATCTGGAAACTGATCTACGACACCCGCCCCGAAGGTCAGGCGCAGATCGGTCTGCTCAACGCGCTCTGGATGCGGTTCGACGGTGGCATCGGCTCGACCTTGTTGCTACAGGTTCTGCCCGCCGCCTTCCTGCTCTCGCTGATCGCGGCCTTTGCCTATGTCGGCTGGCTCGTCACTCGGCCAATGGTCGCCGCTTTGCGTCGTGAAGGGGCTTCGAGCACGCTAATTCAAATGATCATCGCGTTTGCTACGCTGGTCGTTACGCTTGCGCTTGGGGCGCGCTTCATTCGGGTTATTGGAACAGGTGCGCCCCTTGTTCTGGAAAAGATTTCTCAATCTGGCACGTTTTGGTTCATGTTTGACGGTGGTGTTTGGTCAGTCTTTTTCAACAGTGTACTTCCAAGTGTGATTGTTATTGGCGTCTTGGCGGCGATGCTAAAGTTTGCTTTGTCAATTTTGATTCCGATGTTTTTTGGTATCAGCCCATTAGCGAGGGTCATGCTGGGCCGCGCGCTCGGCATCGCCGTGGTGATCTTCCTGATCTGGGAGCTTGTCACATGGCTTACCGGCCTGGTCACCGGCGTGATGCCCTATGGCAAACCGCAAACTTGGCTGACGCTGGGCTATTGGAACAGCTATTTCCTGATGATCGTTCTGGTCTGGATCCAGACGGGTTTCGCCATGGTCATCCTGTCGGCAGCCCTGCGCGGCGTGCCGGAAGACACGGTCGAAGCCGCGATCATCGACGGCGCGAACCCGTTTCAGATTTTCTTCCAGATCAAGGTGCCGCAGATCATGTCGACCATCGTCGTGGTCTGGACCACCATCACCATCGTCGTGCTCAAGGTCTTTGACATCGTGCTCGCCATGACCAACGGCCAGTGGGAGACGCAGGTTCTGGCCAATTACATGTATGACAAACTGTTCCGCTCGCTCGACTGGGGCGTCGGCTCGGCCTCGGCCATGGTCATCATGCTGCTGGTCACGCCCATCCTGATCTGGAACGTCTACAACGCCCGTAAGGAAATGCGCTGATGGACAGTATTGCCGGAAAGAAATCTACCCTCGTCTGGGCCGTCCATCTGTCTTGCGCGCTGCTGGTCGCGCTTTGGGTGCTGCCGACCTTTGGCCTGTTGATGTCGTCGTTCCGCACGGGTGACCAGATCAGCACCTCGGGCTGGTGGCGTGCGCTTTCGGCGCAGCAAAGCCAGCTGCCCGCAATCCGTCTGGCGGGTGAGGAGACACCGGCCGATGGCGGCTATGTCATCGACGGCCAGTTGTTCGACGGGGCAGGGGCCGCGATCAGCAAATGGGGCACGTCGTCGCGCGAACCCGAGGCTTATGCCGCTGGCGACACGGCGACGCTGAACGATGGTGTGACCCTGACCGTCACCACCGAGGGTGCCTATAGCCTGAAATCGCCCGCCAGCATGGCCGGGATGCGGATGCCCCGCGTCTTCGTCACCGCAACCACTCCGCCCGAATTCACCACCGACAACTACTCGACAGTGCTGTTCAGCCCGCTTGCGGGGCAAACCATCGGGCAAGCCTTCCTCAACACCCTCACCGTGTCGATCCCGGCCACCGTCATCCCGATCCTGATCGCCGCCTTCGCCGCCTATGCGCTGGCGTGGATGGAGTTTCCGGGCCGCGCGCTTCTGGTCGCGGTGGTGGTGGGGCTGCTGGTTGTGCCGCTGCAACTTGCGCTTATCCCGCTGTTGCAACTGCACAACCAGCTTGGCATCGGCAAAAGCTACCTTGGCATCTGGATGGCCCATACCGGCTTTGGCCTGCCGCTGGCGATTTACCTGCTCAGGAACTACATGGCCGGCCTTCCCCGCGACATCATCGAAAACGCCCGCGTCGATGGCGCGACCGATTTCCAGATTTTCGTCAAGATCATCCTGCCGCTGTCGTTCCCCGCCCTCGCCTCGTTCGCCATCTTCCAGTTCCTCTGGACATGGAACGACCTGCTCGTCGCGCTGGTGTTCCTTGGCACCGGCAATGACCAGCAGGTGCTGACCGGCAACCTCGTGAACCTGATGGGGTCACGCGGTGGCGACTGGGAGATCCTGTCGGCCTCGGCCTTCATCTCGATCGCGGTGCCGCTGATGGTGTTCTTTGCCATGCAGAAGTATCTGGTGCGCGGCCTGTTGGCCGGTTCCGTGAAATAAGAAAGACCAGACTATGCAAGATGGTATCGGCAAAGACGCCGATTGGTGGCGCGGCGCGGTGATCTACCAGATCTATCCGCGCAGCTATCAGGACAGCAATGGCGACGGCATTGGCGACCTGAAAGGGATCGCCGACCGCCTGCCGCATATCGCCGCCCTTGGCGCGGATGCGATCTGGATCAGCCCGTTCTTCACCTCGCCGATGAAGGATTTCGGCTACGACGTTTCCGATTATTGCGACGTCGACCCGATGTTCGGCAGCCTCGCCGATTTCGACCTCGTCGTCGAAACCGCGCATAGCTACGGGCTGAAGGTGATGATCGACCTCGTGCTGTCGCACACCGCCGAGTCGCATCCGTGGTTCGCGACCAGCCGCCAGAACCGCAGCAACGACAAATCCGGTTGGTATGTCTGGGCCGACCCCAAACCCGATGGCACGCCACCGAACAACTGGCTTTCGGTCTTTGGCGGGTCCGCATGGCAATGGGACGCGCGGCGCGAGCAGTATTACCTGCACAACTTCCTGACCAGCCAGCCCGACCTGAACCTGCACCACGCCCCCGTGCAGGACGCGCTTCTGGATGTGGCGCGTTTCTGGCTGAAGCGGGGGGTAAACGGCTTCCGTCTGGATACGATCAACTTTTACTTCCACGACAAGCACCTGCGCGACAATCCTTCGCTACCGCCCGAGCTGCGGAACGATTCCATCGCGCCTTCGGTCAACCCCTACAACCACCAGCTACACCTGTTCTCGAAGAACCAGCCGGAAAACCTTGAATTTCTTAGGAAATTCCGCGCAGTTCTCGACCCCTACGCCGCCGCCGCAGTGGGCGAGGTGGGCGATGCCCAGCGCGGGCTCGAAATCATGGCCGAATATACCTCGGGCGGGGACAAGGTGCAGATGTGCTACCCGTTCGAGATGCTGCAACCCGCCCGCCTGACGGCAGATCTTGCCGCAACGACCTTTGACCGCTTGGCGAAAGCCGCGCCCGACGCTTGGCCCTGCTGGGCCTATTCCAACCACGACACGGTGCGCCACATCACCCGCTGGAACCTTTCCGACACCGCAGCAAGGACTTACGCGGCGATGCTCATGTGCCTGCGCGGGTCGGTTTGCCTGTATCAGGGCGAAGAAATTGGTCTGCCCGAAGCCGAGATCGGTCTTGACGAATTGCAAGATCCCTACGGCATCCAGTTCTGGCCCGAATTCAAGGGCCGCGACGGCTGCCGCACCCCGATGATCTGGACGACCGACAACGCGCTTTGCGGGTTTTCCAGCGCGCCCAAGGCGTGGCTTCCCGTCACAGCCCCGCACCGCCCGCTTTCGGTCGCGGCACAAACGGGGCGGGCGGGCTCGATGCTGGAACATTACCGCGCGGCGCTCACCTTCCGCCGCCAGCACCCCACTCTGCGCGATGGCACCATGACCGGCTGGCACAGTGACGGGCAGGTGTTCAGCTTCCTTCGCACAGGGGGCGAGACGCTGTTTTGCGCCTTCAACCTGACCGAAGCCGAAACCAGCGTCAGCCTGCCAGAGGGCGATTGGACTGGCCTTGCCGATGCAATTCACGGCGCCCCCGTGACAGGCCGCACAGCGCGCCTTTCGGGCTGGGGCTTCGTCGTAGCGAAAAGATCATAGGGGAAAACGATGGCGAACCTGAAGCTGGCAAACGTCGAAAAAGCCTATGGCGAGGTCAAGGTGTTGAAAGACATCAACCTCGACATCAAAACCGGCGAGTTGATCGTCTTCGTCGGCCCCTCGGGTTGCGGCAAATCCACCCTGCTGCGGATGATCGCGGGGCTGGAACGCATCACTGGTGGCGATTTCACCATCGACGGCGCGCGGATGAACGACATCCCGCCTGCCCAGCGCGGCATCGCCATGGTGTTCCAAAGCTACGCGCTTTACCCGCACATGACCGTGCGCGACAACATGGCCTTTGCGCTGAAGATCGCCAAGAAGACCGCCGCCGAGATCGAAGCGGCGGTGTCCAAGGCGGCGCGCATCCTGCAACTCGGCCCCTATCTTGACCGTTTGCCCAAGGCGCTGTCGGGTGGCCAGCGCCAGCGCGTCGCCATCGGGCGGGCCATCGTGCGCGACCCCAAGGTCTATTTGTTCGACGAGCCGCTCTCCAACCTCGACGCCGCCCTGCGCGTGGCAACCCGGATCGAGATCGCCCAGCTCAAGGAAAACATGCCCGACTCGACGATGATCTATGTGACCCACGATCAGGTCGAAGCCATGACGCTGGCCAGCCGAATCGTCGTTCTGGCGGGGGGCGGCATCAGCCAGGTCGGCACCCCGCTCGAACTTTATGAACGGCCCGAAAACGAATTCGTAGCACAATTCATCGGCTCTCCGGCGATGAACCTGCTAGCGGGCGAAATCACCGGCACGGGGGCCGTGACCACGATCAAGCTCGACAACGGCGGAACCGCTCGGTCCACCGTGCCCACCACCGACAAGGACATGGGCCTGCGCGTCAACATCGGTGTGCGCCCCGAAGACCTGACCGCCGCCACGGGCGACGCGCTGTTCAGGGGCGAGGTCGAGATTACCGAAGCCCTGGGCGAGGTGACGCTGCTTTATTTCAAGCGCG
Protein-coding sequences here:
- a CDS encoding alpha/beta hydrolase, translating into MARELGFKSAGAAAGKATSLVVLVHGYGANGDDLLGLSDPLAPHLPRTAFVAPDAPEPVSGHGFGYQWFPIPRFDGSTEAQARAGVLAATDDLNAFLDARLADYGLGPEALALFGFSQGAMMSLHVAPRRAKPVAGVVACSGRLLAPESLQADMRAKPPVLLMHGDQDPVVPFGHMSEAGDALVTAGFDVYGHVMEGAGHGIAPDGLGVALQFLSEKLPA
- a CDS encoding glucokinase, coding for MTLAILADLGGTNTRVALAQGGVVDQASIRRFPNAEYKAAGKDIAHILRDYLDQTGATVSGVCVAAAGPVQDGVAVMTNLDWSMDAEKLGGATGARHVAILNDLQAQGHALRHIAAGKLRVVIDGPQKAGASMLVVGLGTGVNAAPVHGTGAARVVPPSECGHVNMPVRTEEDLALLRFVEGLLRQRGEVAHCGVEEVLAGRGLGNLAAFAARDTQGAVPMDSAAVLAGLTQGNATAEDAARLYTHILAQTLADLALIHLPYGGIYLIGGMSRAMTPHFDRFGLTRSFREERRVDLLQTAFSVTVVEDDFAALTGCATYLAATSQS
- a CDS encoding GH1 family beta-glucosidase, whose amino-acid sequence is MLSRFDFPEGFVFGAATAAYQIEGSGFGGCGPCHWDTFAATPGNVVRAEDGSRACDHYHRWGNDLDLLRAANMDGYRFSTSWARVMPDGVTVNPEGMAFYDRLVDGMLERGLKPFQTLYHWEMPSALADKGGWTNRDTCHRFADFAGKITEVLGDRVASIATINEPWCVAWLSHFLGVHAPGLRDIRAASRAMHHILLAHGLAVERLRGMGQDNLGIVLNFDYCQPATDSAGDRRAAGVQDAIFNRWFIEGITKGTYPAEALEGLAPHMPENWQDDMAVIGQKLDWLGVNYYTRHIHADAPGTAWPATRDVAGPLDKTQMGWEIFPDGLHHFLTRMARDYVGDLPIFVTENGMANADVINGAEVTDQVRTDFLFAHLAATKRAIADGANVQGFFYWSLLDNYEWAEGYEKRFGLVHVDFDSLARVPKSSYHALARALARND
- a CDS encoding LacI family DNA-binding transcriptional regulator — protein: MNLKELAQQLGLSPTTVSRALNGYPEVNETTRERVMAAAKRHHYRPNTRAIRLATGRAYAIGHVIPLATRHEIMNPIFADFIAGAGETYSKNGYDMVLSVVADESEEQTYRDLHSRGTVDGMILHAPQMDDARIPLLVGIDTPFVVHGRATGAALPYSWVDVNNRRAFQRATEFLLDLGHRRIALVNGLENMDFAIRRRTGFTDAMAARAVAVDPALMSSDEMTEVSGYRAGRAMLDVAEPPTAFLAASMISGMGVRRACEERGLVLGRDVSIIIHDDDLSYMKNGEDVPIFTATRSSVREAGRLAAEMLLDIIANPGSAPQQRLLEAELIIGQSTGPAPAKG
- a CDS encoding ABC transporter substrate-binding protein; translated protein: MTSKFLASAAALALLSGAATAQDLKFPVGEGPFNWDSYKAYDEATNLDGQTIKMFGPWRGEDQVLVETMLAYFTAASGVKVEYSSSENYEQQIVIDTEAGSPPDIAILPQPGLIADLASKGFIAPLGDETKTWLNDNYAAGPSWVSLGTYKGKDGADALYAFPYKIDVKSLVWYSPDTFADAGYEVPQTMEELKALTDKIVADGGTPWCIGLGSGGATGWPATDWVEDMMLRTQSPETYDQWITHAIPFNDAAVVGAIDEFGAFAKNDAYVAGGAAAVASTDFRDSPKGLFTSPPQCYMHKQASFIPSFFPEGTELGTDADFFYFPAYAGKDLGKPVLGAGTLAFITKDGEGARAFIEWLKTPIAHEIWMAGSGFLTPLKSANTEAYANAALKKQGEILLNATTFRFDGSDLMPGAVGAGTFWTGMVDYTGGKSAQEVADGIEASWPK
- a CDS encoding carbohydrate ABC transporter permease, whose translation is MNPAVQALFVIVIGVGGCVGYFYFSNLFLDKVLFPARGPNAGRNISRANMIRPWLFLAPALIALGTYLAYPVFATAWLSLHRNGDFVGLENYSRMASEAKFWESMRNNMLWLIVVPALSTAFGLLAAQLSDRIRWGSIAKSLIFMPMAISFVGASVIWKLIYDTRPEGQAQIGLLNALWMRFDGGIGSTLLLQVLPAAFLLSLIAAFAYVGWLVTRPMVAALRREGASSTLIQMIIAFATLVVTLALGARFIRVIGTGAPLVLEKISQSGTFWFMFDGGVWSVFFNSVLPSVIVIGVLAAMLKFALSILIPMFFGISPLARVMLGRALGIAVVIFLIWELVTWLTGLVTGVMPYGKPQTWLTLGYWNSYFLMIVLVWIQTGFAMVILSAALRGVPEDTVEAAIIDGANPFQIFFQIKVPQIMSTIVVVWTTITIVVLKVFDIVLAMTNGQWETQVLANYMYDKLFRSLDWGVGSASAMVIMLLVTPILIWNVYNARKEMR
- a CDS encoding carbohydrate ABC transporter permease, giving the protein MDSIAGKKSTLVWAVHLSCALLVALWVLPTFGLLMSSFRTGDQISTSGWWRALSAQQSQLPAIRLAGEETPADGGYVIDGQLFDGAGAAISKWGTSSREPEAYAAGDTATLNDGVTLTVTTEGAYSLKSPASMAGMRMPRVFVTATTPPEFTTDNYSTVLFSPLAGQTIGQAFLNTLTVSIPATVIPILIAAFAAYALAWMEFPGRALLVAVVVGLLVVPLQLALIPLLQLHNQLGIGKSYLGIWMAHTGFGLPLAIYLLRNYMAGLPRDIIENARVDGATDFQIFVKIILPLSFPALASFAIFQFLWTWNDLLVALVFLGTGNDQQVLTGNLVNLMGSRGGDWEILSASAFISIAVPLMVFFAMQKYLVRGLLAGSVK
- a CDS encoding alpha-glucosidase — protein: MQDGIGKDADWWRGAVIYQIYPRSYQDSNGDGIGDLKGIADRLPHIAALGADAIWISPFFTSPMKDFGYDVSDYCDVDPMFGSLADFDLVVETAHSYGLKVMIDLVLSHTAESHPWFATSRQNRSNDKSGWYVWADPKPDGTPPNNWLSVFGGSAWQWDARREQYYLHNFLTSQPDLNLHHAPVQDALLDVARFWLKRGVNGFRLDTINFYFHDKHLRDNPSLPPELRNDSIAPSVNPYNHQLHLFSKNQPENLEFLRKFRAVLDPYAAAAVGEVGDAQRGLEIMAEYTSGGDKVQMCYPFEMLQPARLTADLAATTFDRLAKAAPDAWPCWAYSNHDTVRHITRWNLSDTAARTYAAMLMCLRGSVCLYQGEEIGLPEAEIGLDELQDPYGIQFWPEFKGRDGCRTPMIWTTDNALCGFSSAPKAWLPVTAPHRPLSVAAQTGRAGSMLEHYRAALTFRRQHPTLRDGTMTGWHSDGQVFSFLRTGGETLFCAFNLTEAETSVSLPEGDWTGLADAIHGAPVTGRTARLSGWGFVVAKRS
- a CDS encoding ABC transporter ATP-binding protein, translated to MANLKLANVEKAYGEVKVLKDINLDIKTGELIVFVGPSGCGKSTLLRMIAGLERITGGDFTIDGARMNDIPPAQRGIAMVFQSYALYPHMTVRDNMAFALKIAKKTAAEIEAAVSKAARILQLGPYLDRLPKALSGGQRQRVAIGRAIVRDPKVYLFDEPLSNLDAALRVATRIEIAQLKENMPDSTMIYVTHDQVEAMTLASRIVVLAGGGISQVGTPLELYERPENEFVAQFIGSPAMNLLAGEITGTGAVTTIKLDNGGTARSTVPTTDKDMGLRVNIGVRPEDLTAATGDALFRGEVEITEALGEVTLLYFKRDTPDAAQLVAKLPGIHAGLRKTHVALTAIPEKVHLFAGGRSLLYR